A stretch of the Uranotaenia lowii strain MFRU-FL chromosome 3, ASM2978415v1, whole genome shotgun sequence genome encodes the following:
- the LOC129755587 gene encoding epsin-1 isoform X2 — protein MKRNNDTQMNVAGIRRNIKNLAHNYSDAQIKVREATSNDPWGPSSTIMAEIADLTYNVVAFSEIMQMIWKRTNDHGKNWRHVYKALLLLDYLIKTGTEKVAQQCKENIYAIKTLQDFQYIEEGKDQGMHVREKAKQLVSLLKDDDRLKNERARALKAKERFARTASGFGSDGSIDGPTQRESRPPNWGDGEGAPKPVSEIEFVRPQTVGEEELQLQLAMAMSREEAEQEEQRRRSDDVRLQMALSQSENDFKKDDKPESSLVDLLDISFGAASITSPSQQPGPSTSADPWGLPVAGGLRPQTNDPWSRTSSPPASDPWLNSASALPPPSSKPPMVGGGQLDAWAPVRTQSPSVTSGSSVEGWLQNGTGGGANGLAGTNGNVDPWMNKAAAAAPLQDAWQPKRTTPVPTADPWQSNTAKHDPWAPVSGGIDGLSALPATRPSPVGAITSPTSDLDEFDIITKRSNNGNAMNNNLNNNGGSLLDDLDPLSSGNTSSSASNSMPATAAKKTPASFLGENSSLVNLDNLIKPVTPVMPGTGLGSTAPAYNPFGDTAPVQKNLFQQNQPQVPSINQLKQTPFPVTLNQDPWAPVSSAAAAQNNINNNNSAPWMNQPASSNPFLS, from the exons TGAAACGCAATAACGACACCCAGATGAATGTGGCCGGCATACGTCGGAACATCAAGAACCTCGCACACAACTATTCAGATGCTCAGATCAAGGTGCGAGAGGCGACCTCAAATGATCCGTGGGGTCCGTCGTCCACAATCATGGCGGAAATCGCCGACCTAACCTACAACGTCGTTGCCTTCTCAGAGATTATGCAGATGATTTGGAAGCGGACCAACGATCACGGCAAAAACTGGAGGCACGTGTACAAGGCTCTGCTGCTGCTGGACTATCTGATCAAAACCGGAACTGAGAAGGTAGCCCAGCAGTGTAAGGAAAATATCTACGCCATCAAAACGCTGCAAGACTTTCAGTACATCGAAGAGGGCAAGGATCAGGGAATGCACGTACGGGAAAAGGCCAAACAGTTGGTATCGCTGCTCAAAGATGACGATCGATTGAAAAACGAAAGAGCCCGAGCTCTGAAGGCGAAAGAACGCTTCGCCCGAACCGCCAGCGGATTCGGATCGGATGGATCGATCGATGGACCCACTCAGCGAGAATCGAGG cCTCCGAATTGGGGAGATGGAGAGGGTGCTCCGAAGCCTGTATCGGAGATTGAATTCGTTCGACCGCAAACAGTTGGAGAGGAGGAACTGCAACTGCAGCTGGCCATGGCCATGTCTCGCGAGGAAGCCGAACAGGaagaacagaggcggagaagtGACGATGTGCGATTACAGATGGCGCTCAGCCAAAGCGAGAACGACTTCAA gaaAGATGATAAACCTGAAAGTTCTCTTGTCGATCTACTGGATATTTCGTTTGGAGCCGCCAGTATTACCAGTCCTTCTCAACAGCCTGGACCATCGACTAGTGCAGACCCGTGGGGTCTTCCAGTCGCTGGAGGATTAAGGCCACAG ACCAACGATCCATGGTCCAGAACCTCTTCGCCACCGGCAAGCGATCCATGGTTGAACAGTGCATCCGCGTTACCACCTCCGAGTTCCAAACCACCCATGGTAGGGGGAGGACAGCTAGATGCCTGGGCGCCGGTACGAACACAATCACCGTCCGTTACATCGGGATCATCCGTCGAGGGTTGGCTGCAAAACGGAACTGGAGGCGGTGCCAATGGATTGGCCGGAACCAACGGCAATGTTGACCCCTGGATGAACAAAGCTGCAGCTGCTGCG CCTCTCCAAGATGCATGGCAACCGAAACGAACCACACCAGTGCCTACCGCTGATCCCTGGCAATCCAACACTGCTAAGCACGATCCCTGGGCACCAGTCAGTGGTGGAATCGACGGGTTATCTGCA CTTCCTGCTACTCGACCCTCGCCCGTCGGAGCAATTACCTCGCCCACTTCTGACCTAGACGAATTTGACATTATCACCAAGCGGAGTAATAACGGCAATGCAATGAATAACAATCTAAATAACAATGGTG GCTCATTATTGGATGACCTAGATCCGCTCTCATCGGGTAACACTTCCAGTTCCGCCAGCAATTCGATGCCAGCTACCGCGGCTAAGAAGACACCTGCCTCTTTCCTGGGCGAAAACTCCTCGCTGGTCAATCTGGACAATCTTATCAAACCAGTAACACCGGTGATGCCGGGAACTGGCTTAGGTTCCACAGCACCAGCTTACAATCCCTTCGGAGACACCGCACCGGTGCAGAAGAACCTATTTCAGCAAAATCAACCACAG GTACCGTCCATCAATCAGCTGAAACAAACACCATTCCCTGTGACGTTGAATCAGGATCCGTGGGCACCGGTTAGTTCGGCGGCAGCAGCACAG
- the LOC129755587 gene encoding epsin-1 isoform X1 — protein sequence MKRNNDTQMNVAGIRRNIKNLAHNYSDAQIKVREATSNDPWGPSSTIMAEIADLTYNVVAFSEIMQMIWKRTNDHGKNWRHVYKALLLLDYLIKTGTEKVAQQCKENIYAIKTLQDFQYIEEGKDQGMHVREKAKQLVSLLKDDDRLKNERARALKAKERFARTASGFGSDGSIDGPTQRESRPPNWGDGEGAPKPVSEIEFVRPQTVGEEELQLQLAMAMSREEAEQEEQRRRSDDVRLQMALSQSENDFKKDDKPESSLVDLLDISFGAASITSPSQQPGPSTSADPWGLPVAGGLRPQTNDPWSRTSSPPASDPWLNSASALPPPSSKPPMVGGGQLDAWAPVRTQSPSVTSGSSVEGWLQNGTGGGANGLAGTNGNVDPWMNKAAAAAPLQDAWQPKRTTPVPTADPWQSNTAKHDPWAPVSGGIDGLSALPATRPSPVGAITSPTSDLDEFDIITKRSNNGNAMNNNLNNNGGSLLDDLDPLSSGNTSSSASNSMPATAAKKTPASFLGENSSLVNLDNLIKPVTPVMPGTGLGSTAPAYNPFGDTAPVQKNLFQQNQPQVPSINQLKQTPFPVTLNQDPWAPVSSAAAAQVGEEIFPFGMEGGTVSKSNFENQFSTNTSNNNNITDFNGNPPTVDRIDDDDIFNTNFASSADAPMAPLEDGVMLTDANVAELKDYYKFSFGIDEPCDTHSNNVNCTDHNNINNNNSAPWMNQPASSNPFLS from the exons TGAAACGCAATAACGACACCCAGATGAATGTGGCCGGCATACGTCGGAACATCAAGAACCTCGCACACAACTATTCAGATGCTCAGATCAAGGTGCGAGAGGCGACCTCAAATGATCCGTGGGGTCCGTCGTCCACAATCATGGCGGAAATCGCCGACCTAACCTACAACGTCGTTGCCTTCTCAGAGATTATGCAGATGATTTGGAAGCGGACCAACGATCACGGCAAAAACTGGAGGCACGTGTACAAGGCTCTGCTGCTGCTGGACTATCTGATCAAAACCGGAACTGAGAAGGTAGCCCAGCAGTGTAAGGAAAATATCTACGCCATCAAAACGCTGCAAGACTTTCAGTACATCGAAGAGGGCAAGGATCAGGGAATGCACGTACGGGAAAAGGCCAAACAGTTGGTATCGCTGCTCAAAGATGACGATCGATTGAAAAACGAAAGAGCCCGAGCTCTGAAGGCGAAAGAACGCTTCGCCCGAACCGCCAGCGGATTCGGATCGGATGGATCGATCGATGGACCCACTCAGCGAGAATCGAGG cCTCCGAATTGGGGAGATGGAGAGGGTGCTCCGAAGCCTGTATCGGAGATTGAATTCGTTCGACCGCAAACAGTTGGAGAGGAGGAACTGCAACTGCAGCTGGCCATGGCCATGTCTCGCGAGGAAGCCGAACAGGaagaacagaggcggagaagtGACGATGTGCGATTACAGATGGCGCTCAGCCAAAGCGAGAACGACTTCAA gaaAGATGATAAACCTGAAAGTTCTCTTGTCGATCTACTGGATATTTCGTTTGGAGCCGCCAGTATTACCAGTCCTTCTCAACAGCCTGGACCATCGACTAGTGCAGACCCGTGGGGTCTTCCAGTCGCTGGAGGATTAAGGCCACAG ACCAACGATCCATGGTCCAGAACCTCTTCGCCACCGGCAAGCGATCCATGGTTGAACAGTGCATCCGCGTTACCACCTCCGAGTTCCAAACCACCCATGGTAGGGGGAGGACAGCTAGATGCCTGGGCGCCGGTACGAACACAATCACCGTCCGTTACATCGGGATCATCCGTCGAGGGTTGGCTGCAAAACGGAACTGGAGGCGGTGCCAATGGATTGGCCGGAACCAACGGCAATGTTGACCCCTGGATGAACAAAGCTGCAGCTGCTGCG CCTCTCCAAGATGCATGGCAACCGAAACGAACCACACCAGTGCCTACCGCTGATCCCTGGCAATCCAACACTGCTAAGCACGATCCCTGGGCACCAGTCAGTGGTGGAATCGACGGGTTATCTGCA CTTCCTGCTACTCGACCCTCGCCCGTCGGAGCAATTACCTCGCCCACTTCTGACCTAGACGAATTTGACATTATCACCAAGCGGAGTAATAACGGCAATGCAATGAATAACAATCTAAATAACAATGGTG GCTCATTATTGGATGACCTAGATCCGCTCTCATCGGGTAACACTTCCAGTTCCGCCAGCAATTCGATGCCAGCTACCGCGGCTAAGAAGACACCTGCCTCTTTCCTGGGCGAAAACTCCTCGCTGGTCAATCTGGACAATCTTATCAAACCAGTAACACCGGTGATGCCGGGAACTGGCTTAGGTTCCACAGCACCAGCTTACAATCCCTTCGGAGACACCGCACCGGTGCAGAAGAACCTATTTCAGCAAAATCAACCACAG GTACCGTCCATCAATCAGCTGAAACAAACACCATTCCCTGTGACGTTGAATCAGGATCCGTGGGCACCGGTTAGTTCGGCGGCAGCAGCACAG GTGGGTGAGGAAATTTTCCCCTTCGGAATGGAGGGTGGGACTGTTAGTAAatctaattttgaaaaccaattcTCCACTAACACGAGCAATAACAATAACATCACCGATTTCAATGGGAATCCTCCCACCGTGGACAGGATCGACGATGATGATATTTTCAATACCAACTTTGCCTCCTCGGCGGACGCTCCAATGGCACCGCTCGAGGATGGTGTTATGCTAACAGATGCCAATGTGGCTGAGCTGAAGGATTATTACAAGTTCAGCTTCGGCATTGACGAACCGTGCGATACTCACTCTAACAATGTCAATTGTACTGACCAC